AGTTTAATTTGCACAGAATAAACTGGGACATGCAGAACCTGAAGTTGATACCTTCACAATCCTCTAAAGAGGATATTTCTCAGTCCTTACCACTTGCTCAATCTGAAGCAGGAATCCAGGACAGCACTGCTGAGGAAGCAGTGCTTGGAAGTGTAAGCATGCCTTCTGCTCAAGTTTCATGTCTGCCCATTCCACATCTTTCTCCCCAACCAGCATCACACCATTTTGTACCATGCACTGAAAGCTCTGAGATCAGTTCATCTTTGGCACCCAAAAGTAATGACTCTAAGTCTCAGCTCAGAATGGAAAGTTCCGTGAAACAGATCAACAAAACTTCATCATTTGCTCCAATTTTTTCCACTgagaacaaaaacactgaaacccAAACTATTGAAAATGCATTCAGTGACATTTCAAAGACCGTTCTATcccaaaacaagactgaaaatgaaaaagacaaggaggatgaagaggaggaagatgaaccaatatttttttcttttgtgatcTTCCATGCTCCAGAAGATCTAGATATGGCTGAGAAGTTGCAAAAAAAACTGGAAGGGCTAGGAATTGGTGAGGGGGCCACTTTCAGCCAGGATTTTCTAGTCCCTGGAAGGTCCCAGCTGAAATGTGTGGAAGATGCCATTGATAACTCTGCCTTCACCATCTTACTTCTCTCACGTAACTTCAGTAACCACCTGCACGAGTTCCAAACCAATTCTGCTCTCATGAACTCCATTCAGAAACGTCACAAGTACAATTCCGTCATTCCACTACTGCCTAGTAAGAACTCCATGCCTCCTGAGGACATCCCCAGGCCCCTAAGAATATATGTTCCTTTGTATGAAAGCGGGTGCTTTGACAAGGCAGCAAGGAAGGCATTTGCACCAGAGATGATTAGGAAGCAGAAGCAATTGTGGAGCAAAGATCAGCTCATCAGGAAGCAACAAGAGAAGCAGGACAGACTAAAGGAAAAATGTGAGAGGGATAAGATCCTAGCCTATGAAGCCAACAAGACTTTATACCTGGAGAAAATGCGACTTTACTGgttgcagcagctgcagattCAATGTTCTGCGATGAGTCAGTTTCCAATACCTGGACCACCACACACGATTGGTTGTCCTCCAGTGCACATTCCCAATATGTCACAACAACCCTTCTATAATGCAGACTGGCCGTTCAGTTTGAACGTTCCACTGGCACACCAGCAGCCCAATATTCATATTGAGAATGCGAGCTACGTCATGCTTGGAAACAATTCCCAGATGACAGTAGGAGGGGGTGCTGAAGACTGTAGAGGGGATGAGGAGCTGGACAAATCAAATATTCAGGAATGAGTGAAAACACAAGAGTAATGTGCCTTCGTGTTTATATCCCAATGTTTTTTTACCATCCAAATGAAACTACTTGAATGTAAGTGATTAATGTATGAGGCTGAAAACCTTGCATGGGTGCGTTTGAGAATTTGACATGGTTCCAGATACTTCAAGCTTTTCTGATACAGGTTCTCTAACCGGGTGCTGTGCCAATAATTCAAACAGAGATTAAGCATGGGTGTTAAGGTATTGCACAGGTCAGCTGGTCATAAATCTAGATTAATTCTGAatacatttatctatttgttcataatttcttttcctatttgtatacatttttgaaacaaTATTGCTGTATTTCTAATTTATCAAGACCCTTTGAAAAAGGTTGCTGTAAGGGATCATTCTTTGATGATGCAGTGTGCAGTAATATTCTCAAATAGTACAAATACTCTTATGCAGTGTGAATGTGGCTCAAAAGGTGAAAGCAAATGCAGACAACTAGGACTGTTTAACACTGATACTCCtctctaaagaaaaaaatgcagtaatttcattttgtatttttttgtgtttacaatacaataaattgaaaacttgcacaaaaatttacataaagTTGATGCTGGACCACATGATATGAAGCAGTCTTGTACCTGAAAGAAtttatgcaatattttaatacacTACAGAGAAGAGAACTACATTTTATTCTCAGTGTAACTGAATGACAGGCTGGTAGTTTCTGTTGCTATTACTATAGTTATGTTTCAGCTATAAATATGTCTCATTACTTTGAGTAATGAAGTATCATTACTAATACTTTATCCCAGCTAACTGCTTGCCATTTATTCTTCCACTTTCTGTTCAGACTGATTCAGGATATGCAGATTAAACTGTAGACTTGTTataagacatttaaaatcaatttagtATTTTGAGATATAACAGAAATCTGAATCGATTTCATAATCAGGTGGActaacaaaatgttttctaaacATGTTGTGATGTTAAcaatcatatttttaaattcatatctCATACTTTGAAGTCCATGACAACCTGGGGGgtttgtatgtacagtacaggcTTTGCCAATTATTTAAACACTTAAGGAATTGCTTCTTCTATTAATCTATATCTGTCGTCCATTAATATGGCACACAGTTTTTTGGCttttacaaagaaaatgttctgtaaTTGTTACTGTTTGTGATGTTTGCTGTTTTATCAAAAACAGAAACTCATATCTTCAGGTGGTATCTCATCTCTGATAAACTGTCCCTGTGACCTTCCTTGCCCAACTGTACTTTTAATAAACACCCACCTAAGTGCTTTGTACATAATGTATGCAATACTGTATGCTATATTAGTAATGGTCTATGTTTAAAATTGCTGCCTTCcagtcaaaggacccaggttcaagtcccacctcttcctttagtaccctggagcaaggtacttacccagaattgctccagtaacaattacccagctgtataaatgggtaaatccctgtaagtagcttaacacagtaagtcGCTTTCacaaaaagtgtctgttaaataaatgcaatgtaaattcCTCCTTTGAGGCCAGTGCAGAGCACAGCTGAACTTTTCACCAACCTGTGGCTTCTAGTCATTATGTCCTGCTGATGTTTTACAAAGGCTCCGACACAGGATTCCCACACAATGTCTGGTGCAGTAGGCAGTCCAccatatttaacatttcttaCCACACAAGCAGCTAACAGTAATGTcatgatgtatttgtttcacGTGCAATCATGCCAACTCGCTAGCTCTAAGTATATGATGTGTTAAACAGGAAAGAGTACAATAACAAGGTGACCAAATAAGCCTTTGGTTACTTTCAAATCGAGAGTGgactttttcccttttctcttctttatcAGGGTGCTAAGAAAAAGTTTCATATTCCCATCTAGGTCCCCATTACAAGCTTTAGCATAATGTCTATTAACTATGAAATGCTCTATTATTAAGATTAAGATACTAAGTAATAGCTTTCACCAAACTGAATTGCactgttaaggtatttacccatttagacagctgggtaattttactagcacaatttagggtaagtaccttgcttaagggtattataGGCATGTTCTCTATTTAGCTATGAAAACAGAGTAATGACTGAGAGGATGTACAACTCAAACTGTTTAGGCTGGTAttttacagtcattttaaagCTACTGATACAGTGGAAACTGGCCATAGGTTTGGCTCAGAGAAATGGGGGTTATAGTCCTTGTAACATGAGTCCGTGTCCTGAACTCCTGTAACAGTTCCAGGTTTAAAATACAAATCCCAGAAAGTAAAGCACTAAAACATCATCCAGAAGGTTTACTATAGACTACTGGGAATTGTAGTTGATATGGagttattgctttttttaacgCATGTTTCACATTCACAGACCAGTGGTTAGTAAACTCACTACAGCTAtagtttaaaacaaaactatCAAAATGATTTTATCAGTTTCAGATTGTCCTATTCTACAATAAAACCTCATTCATGGTGAAAGCCATTCATTACTCAGTATTAGATTAAACAATAAAcatatcacagaaaaaaatatacttgTGAAACTGGCCTGAATGACTAATTTGGTATCATTATTGACATTCCAGTCTGTCtggctaaatgaaaatgtgtggaTCGGTAGATATTTGTTGAATTAATATACATTCCCTTTGGGTATTGATTACAACAAACACAATATGGCACAAACACAAATTGCATATTATAGCAGTTGCAAAGACTACATAATTTGATTTACTTTGGCATCAATaaattttctttctgtctctctctagCTATCTATCTTTCTATCTGGTAAATCGTACTTACTTAACCTATAAAGTTTACCCATTAAATTTCAGAACCCATTCATTTTCACATAGTAGACTACTACAGGTAAGCATATATAATTAAACAGATAACCTTTAATGTTTTCTAAAATGAAGTAGTTCAGAACAAAATGTACTGTTCCTTTCATACTAACAGCTTGCTTTAAGAAATAGTGATGATAAAATGCTGAATCCAATGTTTCTCACAACGGCGGAAAAAGTAATTCAGATGACCATAAtcccaaaacaagaaaaatattaatttcatttcactAATATACAATCGGAAGGAAAGTTCTAGCAATACACAGATTTGCTGTGGCCATGATTTGGGCATGATTATCTAAAAATGTGTAATGATACCATCAGCTCACAAACTCCCTACAGAATTTTTTCAGAATAAGTATGAGGCATTGGAAATATAAGGATGTGACGGGAGGCTTGATTGGAAAAGttaataattttttgaaaagtatGGCCCGAGAAGAACAACATGAAAGACACCCATGAAGTTTCCAGATAGTGCATTCTTTCTGGATAGATGCAGGATGAAGTTTCTGGACATCCAAGCAGTGCAGGAGGACACAGCAGAAGGTAAATATTTGTGGTACTGGCCTCCAGCTGCAGGTACAGCCACTGATGGCAGCGAATATGGTGGCACTGCAGACACTGCACTGTCCCCGGACAAAGCGCTTGCTCATCATGCGCTACTCCGCATTTATATCACGCTGCCGAAGTTGTCGATGCTTCTCTGTTCCAGCGTCTCGGCTCATGCAGAACTTCTCCAACCAGTCCTTAGTGAACAATATCTTTGCCGCAACTAACTTCCTCCCTCCGCTCTGAGTTTGTTTAACAGTTCTCTAGAAAGTTCTGTGCTCACATATGTGCAGCAATTGACTGTGTTGGTCCCTGAGGAAGTGTAGAAAGGTATCACACtgaacttgtttttgttttctgattgGAATCTCCAAGAAGAACAGAATATCATCAGTCAGTGTAGGAAGAAATGTGAAGATTATAAAGCAATATCTGAAACTGTGAAGCGATAAaagttttcagttattttagtGTATCTCACATGCATCTCATCTAGTCCCGACAGTCACCTTACTGAACATCTGAGACTGTGACGCGTAGACTCAAGTGTGAAACTTCACTTTACGACCTACATATGAAACTATAgtttatttgtgttgttttacatATTAtcccatttatttttgtaagttATTACCATAACCATGTATTTCTCGTAAACGTGTTCATTGCTACATTAACTGTTTTGCGTTGTAATTGTCGCATGGCATACGGTTCTCTTTCTTCCATATAttaccaaaaatgtatttaataattaaactcTTCCTTGTTGTGATTGCGATTTACGGAACAGCTAATTTctcaaataataaaatgtgctaCCATTTTGTTCTCATAGAATCCGTTAGAAAGGGATGAATGTGTGTGCgttggtggtatagtggttagcatAGCTGCCTTCCAAGCAGTTgacccgggttcgattcccggccaaCGCATTGTTTTTTAATCATTCCTTTTATGATCctaaatgggtttttttttttcttcaataaaaaaagTCATCACTTATATGAAGCTCAATCGCGTCGTGCTCTTAATAACGCTTATTGTACTGTACGTGTCAGGAGCTCACTCTTCCGACGAATGTTCCATACACCATTAGTCTTCCAAGTCTAAAGTGCACAATAACTGCACGTTTCATTAAAACATGGTACATGGTACATTCTTTTTACATCCCGTTCAAATTAACTGCGTGACGTCGGTCTCGGGCTTATTTTCAACGAGGGAGAGTCACGTGACTCGTCTCATAAAGTTACGTACGTCCCCGGATTTATGGTTTTGCGAGACTAAGCTTCGGAgactttttgctttattttacgatttttaaaataaacaccttTGCAGTATGTGTGGGACTTCCATTCAATAATAGATTGAACAAGATGTTTTGGTTTTGGCAAAGAGCAAAAAGGGTTTTAACTTAGCTGCAGTTTGAGGATTTAATCTATTGTTGTGCAAATTTTGAACTACAATATTCaaagatgagaagaaaaaaacaaatcctgAGAAAAGAAAACGCAGAGCAAAGTCACTACAGTAGCATCCCAAATGATCAGTAATATTGTCTAGAaaaatatacactgtatatataaatggactgtatatatttacaagTATGCACTTACAGGCATTCATCTAGCAATTAAGAGGCATCCATGAACACAGCCATAAGTATTTGCTTtgcaaaaatgtactttttacagGTTAACTTTTCACACAACTcgattatacatttatttcagtaagaAATAAGAAAGCGTCGCAGCTCTGGGTAGAATTACTCACTTTTGTCAAATTCTATAAAATTtgccacagaaatgaaaaaattaacaatgtaCTGAAGacatacattgttttattttcataataaatgaaagtaaatgagAGCAAACAATTGCCCTAACACATTAAACACTTTTCTGTCCGTAGTTCAAGAAGACATTTCAAAGCAGTGACGTCTTAAGTCATCTCAATACATACATCTAGGGCTGTATTAGTGGAGTCACGTGACCGTCCTAGCCTAAACATGGGCCTGACCTCACGTGGTTCATTTcaacacaatgaatgaatgaatgtgggcatatacaatttgtatttttaaggaAATGCACAATAATTTTACAGCTCACAGCACAATATATACGAAATGTACTTGGTTAAGAAGACTGAACTGAGCTCCTGACACGAGGAACGGAAgggtataaaaaaatattataaaataaacaggATGGGATTAACTTCTCATAGTTATAGAGTAGTTTTCATAAAGAAATAACAATTTGAAATGATAAACGAAGAGATCAAAACGAGATGCGttggccgggaatcgaacccgggtcAACTGCTTGGAAGGCAGCTatgctaaccactataccaccaacGCCAACGAGAAAGaggttttgtttgtgtcactataTTTGGTCACATCTGTGATTTGATTGTAATAATAGAAGTGGTTATATATTGTatgtgtgattttaattttaaaaatttgggCTACAtagatatttttattcattctgtgCAGCAATCAGATCCACAAGACAAGAACCCCCCATCGAGTATTTTATGTAACTGGCtagtttacatattttactaaagcattttgtgaattaattaaaaatgtactatTATTATAGAACTAAAATATACcgtttgcatttaattttggcCCTTATTTTTTCACCGAAAATGAGCTCTGACGCGCAGCTTCGGAAAGTGCGGTTTGACCCAGGAAAGCGATAGTACCAAGAAATACCACTTCCAGGGCAACGCTTTTGCGTTGCAGACAAGTCACAAGCGGAGAGCAGTGGGAaccgccctgtgctgctgcgcGATGTCGGTCGACCCGTCCGTGCTGCGCGTGAAGCCGCAGCTCTCGAGGCTGCTCGCGCAGCGCAGGAGAGACATCGAGAGTGCGATCGCCGCGAGGCGCAGCGAGATCGAGAGGCGCATCCGCAGCAGAAAGTGCTTCTTGCAGAGGCTCAAGGGCATGGTAAGGGGAGGGTAACGCGGCAGTGCCCAGTTTCTGTCCCCTACTTGTCTTAAGCGAGTCCGTTCTCCGCACTAGTCGTCGGACAGAGCGTTCCCTAAACGTAGCAGCAGCATCATGATGATCAGAGCAGTCGATTGCACCGGTGGAATATGTTACATGGTCTCCCTGCCGCAGTACCACATAGATTTTGTGTGGTTTCCTTGCTTGTTCTCATCTGCGTggggttcctccgggtgctccggtttccttccacggtccaaggacatgctggtCACTTCCCCCATGCCATGgtgcgtgagtgacacagagatgCATAGATGAtgcatagatgagtgaccccttgtaagtagtgtatctagcagtgtaagttaccttggtgaataggtgtgtgggctgataacactacatagagttcactggaagttgcttcagaggaaagcgtctgtgaaatgaataaatgtacatgtacatttaatcGCGTGTCTTTGTCACCCACCCCCGGTCCCACGTGACTCAAAATGCAGTGTTCTCAGGAAAAGTACACCAAGAACGAAGAACTTGAAGAGATTAAGTTGAAGATTGTCGCTCATCCGGGCTGagatgtctgattttgtaggATGATATGGTGTCTTTGGGGGGAGTCCCGGGTGTACTAGAGTGGGGTGTCACTGGCATAACAGTGATGGAAAAACCCGAATGGGGGCACTGTGTGCTGCAGATAGCTGTCCGCTCTAAGGAATCCCATGGTTCCACTTAAGATGTGCATCATCTTAGGGATGTCCTGTAACACCATGTTTATTATGCATTAGGAGCAGATTCTGGTTCAGTCTGTTGGTTCTTAGACTTGTTTCTTGATTAATACAGCTGTTGTTGTGGCACACCAACTCCAGTAGCTACCTTTCAAAGTGACATGTAAGTAGGGAAATGGGTCAATGACATGGAGCAGGTAGTGAGGTTCTAACAGTGGTTTCGTAAACTCAGGAGAGAAAGTGTTCTCAGTGAGACGAGTTTTACAACCTTTCCAAGAAttctggaagggattcagcagttctgtgggacAAAGGGAGCTCATTTAAAACTGAGAACTGTCAGGCTTTACAGTCTGGGCTCCTTGTGAGTGGTTCCACCAAGCAgatagaggtggaggagtgtaatGCTCTCCCTGggctgtagggagtgatcaggtcttgcgGGTATCAGGTGCAGGTCCTTTGTCCTTCTAGCAAgtgtaaccagggtcttgagtttgatccgggcagctacaggaagccagcggAGAGGGATGAGGGGGGATACGTGGGAAATTTTGGCAGGACGAACACAACTCGTGCTGAAGCATTGACTTTGTCACAGTTGAAGAGGCTTGATGGTAGAGGATAGAAGGCCAGACAAAAACTGCTGGGGGTAGTTGTGATGTTGTGATGCACtgtgtattttcagtcatttcacttTTCTCTTCACATTTCTCTTTCCACTGTTCTCAGTAAACTTACTGTCTTCCTTAGACATCCAGTACGTAAGAATAAATGCGATGCTTTTCTCACCTTAGGCACCAGTAGCTTTGAGCCCTTATACTGGACCATGGAACTTTTCAGAGAACTCCGACTCAGACTGGTGGGAGGAAGTGGTGTTGAAGAAGTTTCAGCCTAACGACTGGTTGGAGAAGTTCCGCATGAGCCGGGACACGTTCTTCTCCCtgtgcggcaagctggagccgcGGCTGGCGCGGACCAACATGAGCGTCCTGCAGGGACTGCCCCTTGAGAAACGGGTGGCTGTGGCACTTTGGCGGCTCGCCACAAACGTGGAGTATCGCACCGTTGGTATGCTCTTTGGCCTGGGGTACTCCGGCGTGTGCCAGTGCGTTCGGGACGTGTGCCACGccattgtgctgctgctgaagccCCTCTACCTGCAGCTGCCTGGAGAGCAAGAGATGGATGCCAGCGCCACAGTCTTCAATACTCACTGGGGTTTCCCTCACTGCGTGGGCACGGTGGACTGCCTCCACATCCCCGTCGTGGCACCGACAGACAGGGGTGCCGACTGGTGGAACCGCAGCGGCTGGCAGTCTGTGGTGATGCAGGGTGTGGTGAACGCGCGGGGTATGTTTTGGGACGCGTGTGCCGGCTTCTCCGGAAGCACCGAGGACGTCACTATACTGCTGAACTCTTCTCTGTGGAGCACCGCCACCGAGGGGGGGCTGTCCCCCCAGCCACCCAGAAACTTCATGGGCCGCCCACTGAAGTATGTGCTGCTGGGTGATGCTGCCTACCCTTTACAGAGCTGGCTGCTGAAATGCTACCCAGAATCACCCTTACTGGCTTCCTGTCATCGTGCTTTTAACTACCACCTTACCCGCGCACGAAGCATCATTCACGACACGTTTCAACGTCTCAAAGCCCGCTGGCAGTGTCTTTACAGAGGCAGCGACTGTCCGATGGACGTGCTGCCTACCGTGATTCTGGCCTGCTGCGTTCTGCACAACGTGTGCGAG
Above is a genomic segment from Scleropages formosus chromosome 2, fSclFor1.1, whole genome shotgun sequence containing:
- the ticam1 gene encoding TIR domain-containing adapter molecule 1, yielding MAERCETKMQEKKSAESNAGTGLKDAFKVLSRASQERVQSLTFKMGSSQAEVLVHAMCLICLKKGQEALVKLKTLQDSSLAKHLAEMVKMQSLVDYRMESLNSPDSQVDTLIELARVFSVLAQEKLCSESQRDEAYRVALRASEHNMVGKEESRYGEQLMKEVKEACGAHVVTMGSSEISCPGGRTLKSSLGDNSIFSCGNRGLDRGSTAIPIQGSQCGLSAKGAERSSPSSLRTSSPNEMSFPSHLEVSASPTTEFNLHRINWDMQNLKLIPSQSSKEDISQSLPLAQSEAGIQDSTAEEAVLGSVSMPSAQVSCLPIPHLSPQPASHHFVPCTESSEISSSLAPKSNDSKSQLRMESSVKQINKTSSFAPIFSTENKNTETQTIENAFSDISKTVLSQNKTENEKDKEDEEEEDEPIFFSFVIFHAPEDLDMAEKLQKKLEGLGIGEGATFSQDFLVPGRSQLKCVEDAIDNSAFTILLLSRNFSNHLHEFQTNSALMNSIQKRHKYNSVIPLLPSKNSMPPEDIPRPLRIYVPLYESGCFDKAARKAFAPEMIRKQKQLWSKDQLIRKQQEKQDRLKEKCERDKILAYEANKTLYLEKMRLYWLQQLQIQCSAMSQFPIPGPPHTIGCPPVHIPNMSQQPFYNADWPFSLNVPLAHQQPNIHIENASYVMLGNNSQMTVGGGAEDCRGDEELDKSNIQE
- the LOC108939558 gene encoding protein ANTAGONIST OF LIKE HETEROCHROMATIN PROTEIN 1-like — protein: MSVDPSVLRVKPQLSRLLAQRRRDIESAIAARRSEIERRIRSRKCFLQRLKGMAPVALSPYTGPWNFSENSDSDWWEEVVLKKFQPNDWLEKFRMSRDTFFSLCGKLEPRLARTNMSVLQGLPLEKRVAVALWRLATNVEYRTVGMLFGLGYSGVCQCVRDVCHAIVLLLKPLYLQLPGEQEMDASATVFNTHWGFPHCVGTVDCLHIPVVAPTDRGADWWNRSGWQSVVMQGVVNARGMFWDACAGFSGSTEDVTILLNSSLWSTATEGGLSPQPPRNFMGRPLKYVLLGDAAYPLQSWLLKCYPESPLLASCHRAFNYHLTRARSIIHDTFQRLKARWQCLYRGSDCPMDVLPTVILACCVLHNVCETHGDTFLQEWLEEVSEPDGPQPNDTLPAYMDDPGAEEVRSLFCEYFQQVGRHPPQAGPPCSGATSPNSAETAAAVEMLALL